One window of Corallococcus silvisoli genomic DNA carries:
- a CDS encoding DUF4129 domain-containing protein: MAVSALELRPRGAVALMDAALRLCARDAGVWALTLPGGAAVVATLLHLLDAVDRGRSLTLPALYVTLAWFLRGLGQGAACHYVQEVLLGTKAEPALGPSLRAALSRLPSLFIAVAYLAFFNVFTVTLSLGISLFLLSAQSVGYAATMQGRGSPLKLYSVGLRLLGPSRGTATVVRWLMAVQVLVFLNLHIGINFLLILARKLVGIDLTFAERFASLDNSQWLLFLAATTFALFEPLRAATSTLLLVDGRVRQEGLDLLAAARQLPERGAKRGAASGALGTKGIAAALLVATGLLLTGPTPAEAAPRAAPGQGAASTGRQSVRARLEKVAQTCELPEQVEGTALKDLDALSTREDTKLERFVRLLEKQAYDDEDCDTAASTLEAGLAQVAATAQAQAQADARAATDRARSILSRPEFQERPERAPDAPKEEDDAPSGPSWWRQFIDKLGQWLKELFKLKNPPPRPSEASLFSGGAVANALVVMLVALTLAVLGMVLVRMLRRERTDKSPELEVSTMDAAALAGNPDHALSRPPEGWAHLADALAARGQYREAVRNLYLALLSRLHRDGAIHYDETLSNWDYLRAFRGRPEVKAPFRELTRRFDFAWYGNEPVGSTGYTEFRAITAPLLAAPPAQEAAGA, translated from the coding sequence ATGGCTGTCTCCGCGCTCGAGCTGCGCCCCCGGGGAGCGGTGGCCTTGATGGACGCGGCGCTGCGGCTGTGCGCGCGCGACGCGGGCGTTTGGGCGCTCACGTTGCCGGGCGGCGCGGCGGTGGTGGCCACGCTGCTGCACCTGCTGGACGCGGTGGACCGCGGCCGCTCCCTCACCCTGCCCGCGCTGTACGTCACGCTCGCGTGGTTCCTGCGGGGCCTGGGCCAGGGCGCGGCGTGCCACTACGTGCAGGAGGTGCTGCTGGGCACGAAGGCGGAGCCGGCCCTGGGACCGTCGCTTCGCGCGGCGCTGTCGCGGCTGCCCAGCCTGTTCATCGCGGTGGCGTACCTGGCGTTCTTCAACGTGTTCACGGTGACGCTGTCGCTGGGCATCTCGCTGTTCCTGCTCTCCGCGCAGAGCGTGGGCTACGCGGCCACGATGCAGGGACGGGGCAGTCCGCTGAAGCTCTATTCCGTGGGATTGCGGCTGCTGGGCCCGTCGCGCGGGACGGCCACGGTCGTGCGGTGGTTGATGGCCGTGCAGGTGCTGGTGTTCCTCAACCTGCACATCGGGATCAACTTCCTGCTGATCCTCGCGCGGAAGCTCGTGGGCATCGACCTGACGTTCGCGGAGCGGTTCGCCTCGCTGGACAACTCGCAGTGGCTGCTGTTCCTCGCGGCGACGACGTTCGCCCTCTTCGAGCCCCTGCGCGCGGCGACCTCCACGCTGCTGCTGGTGGACGGGCGCGTGCGGCAGGAGGGCCTGGATCTGCTGGCCGCCGCGCGGCAGCTTCCGGAGCGCGGCGCGAAGCGCGGCGCGGCTTCAGGCGCGCTGGGAACGAAGGGCATCGCCGCGGCGCTGCTGGTGGCCACGGGCCTGCTGCTCACCGGCCCCACACCGGCTGAAGCGGCACCGCGCGCGGCACCCGGACAGGGGGCCGCGTCCACGGGGCGCCAGTCGGTGCGCGCGCGTCTGGAGAAGGTCGCGCAGACGTGCGAGCTGCCAGAGCAGGTGGAGGGCACGGCGCTCAAGGACCTCGACGCGCTGAGCACGCGGGAGGACACCAAGCTGGAGCGCTTCGTCCGGCTGCTGGAGAAGCAGGCCTACGACGACGAGGACTGCGACACGGCGGCCTCGACGCTGGAGGCAGGTCTGGCGCAGGTGGCCGCCACGGCCCAGGCGCAGGCCCAGGCGGACGCCCGGGCGGCGACGGACCGGGCGCGGTCCATCCTCTCGCGGCCGGAGTTCCAGGAGCGGCCGGAGCGCGCCCCGGACGCGCCGAAGGAGGAGGACGACGCGCCCTCGGGCCCGAGCTGGTGGCGCCAGTTCATCGACAAGCTGGGTCAGTGGCTGAAGGAACTCTTCAAGCTCAAGAACCCGCCGCCCCGGCCGTCCGAGGCCTCCCTCTTCAGCGGCGGCGCGGTGGCCAATGCCCTGGTCGTGATGCTGGTGGCGCTGACGCTGGCGGTGCTGGGGATGGTGCTGGTGAGGATGCTGCGGCGCGAGCGCACGGACAAGAGCCCGGAGCTGGAGGTGAGCACCATGGACGCGGCGGCGCTCGCGGGCAATCCGGACCATGCCTTGTCCCGTCCCCCCGAGGGCTGGGCGCACCTGGCCGACGCCCTGGCCGCCCGGGGCCAATACCGCGAGGCGGTGCGCAACCTGTACCTCGCGCTCCTGTCGCGCCTGCACCGCGACGGCGCCATCCACTACGACGAGACCCTGTCCAACTGGGACTACCTGCGCGCGTTCCGCGGCCGCCCCGAGGTGAAGGCCCCCTTCCGGGAGCTGACGCGCCGCTTCGACTTCGCGTGGTACGGCAACGAACCCGTGGGCTCCACGGGCTACACGGAGTTCCGCGCCATCACCGCCCCGCTGCTCGCCGCGCCGCCCGCGCAGGAGGCCGCCGGTGCGTGA